One region of Cucurbita pepo subsp. pepo cultivar mu-cu-16 chromosome LG03, ASM280686v2, whole genome shotgun sequence genomic DNA includes:
- the LOC111791139 gene encoding serine/threonine-protein kinase RUNKEL, with protein sequence MNQYHIYEAIGRGKYSTVYKGRKKKTIEYSAIKSVDKSQKNKILQEVRILHSLDHPNVLKFYSWYETSAHLWLVLEYCVGGDLMSILRQDGKLPEDSIHDLASDLVRALQYLHSKGIIYCDLKPSNILLDENGHVKLCDFELARKLSEISRTNSSAPQTKRGTPCYMAPELFKEDGIHSYASDMWALGCVLYECFVGRPPFMGREFTQLVKSILSDPTPILPGSPSRPFVNLINSLLVKDPAERIRWPELCGHAFWRTTITPVSLPPEPAFANMIDQHSKACLSERNGEKLALNRTPSYREKDAKGILRPNENSAFGSSKNETLAKGTPGSQKTQSKVSSRVVEEKKLKETPSASKGVNLLRLSRIAKLNLQRENDKENYRRPVSSNIENDSEVEIKNTDMELDFNENVEDESHDEPDESDNLSCNQDDRSSNQNHQGKMEEAQNMGGDLSDYSPAVNVNASGLSNKHDQELPLGRTEVVASSPSASPSPQLKNQRTKEGLAYAPDTDSLKTSNNLSEFFWHQSDLSVKPVMPSRKADKMSDVNTTTLPFDGLQAPDFVKMPKERMDVMSSRIIATLSGNTSIGEKQNMIRYLEMLSNNADAANILTNGPVMLMLVKMLKQAKVLQLRVQLTSLIGLLIRHSTFIENDLANSGLLVSLTDGLRDRQEKVRRFSMAALGELLFYISTQVEHNSNANPPESPLKDTRSPSGWQVPNSIISLVSSILRKGEDDITQLYALRTIENICSQGVTWASRFTIQDVISNLCYIYRASGKSENMRLTAGSCLVRLVRFNPSCIQSVTDKLSSKDMACALVKGNPREQQITLNLLNMIMFGGHILPSIGRYLLPLMEEKNLVSSLVSLIEQGSEVMKGKAIVFVAFLCKSVRRWLPHFLCNPRLLSSVDRLAKEKDIFVQQCLTGSVQIVASVVPSLLDMIIGDIQQMMGGRRLGHISSPLTSRAAPKTNIHLFPVVLHLLGSLTFKRKVVSPQVLQQLSDLIRHIETPFQGRDDFQITLLRVIESITEEFSVILENPDIFIHKILPSLAVLYKGNKDGDARFLCLKVLFDVMVIFLNEPSLDGQKLEDLKQIANLHFLPLYPALIEDDDPIPMYAQKLLVMLIECNYIKISDILHLKTISQCFEFLLGDLSNANVSSVKLCLALASAPEMESRILSQLKVVRRIGILLEFVYAKDMEDFLEPTLGLCRALLLRSVSCRKGFIYSKEPLLLGDGTTEQNVIVNQQECIRDISDFGNNFGVLLELSGSSEANIADIASECVVFLVMAAPREGTTGLLTNLHKVSVILESWRRGGCLLLVQRMLHSLGYACRQYLAHAMILSLSMSEISRIEAIISEIKSSGTSRLANDAMLVAMELQRLHRCI encoded by the exons ATGAATCAGTACCACATCTATGAAGCCATTGGCCGTGGAAAGTATTCG ACTGTGTATaaagggaggaagaagaagacaatcGAGTACTCCGCGATTAAAAGCGTGGATAAATCGCAGAAGAACAAGATTCTCCAAGAA GTCAGAATACTTCACTCCCTTGATCACCCAAACGTACTCAAGTTTTACTCCTG GTATGAAACGTCTGCTCACTTATGGCTGGTGTTAGAGTACTGTGTTGGAGGAGATCTCATGAGCATCCTTCGCCAG GATGGAAAATTACCTGAAGATTCAATTCATGATCTTGCTAGTGATCTTGTCAGAGCATTGCA GTATTTACACTCGAAAGGAATCATATACTGTGATTTGAAGCCATCAAATATTCTACTGGACGAAAATGGACATGTTAAG TTATGCGATTTCGAACTAGCTAGAAAGCTTAGTGAAATATCAAGAACAAATTCATCG GCGCCACAAACGAAACGAGGCACACCCTGTTATATGGCTCCTGAATTGTTCAAGGAAGATGGTATCCACTCCTACGCGTCTGATATGTGGGCTCTCGGCTGTGTCCTATATGAATGCTTTGTGGGGAGGCCTCCTTTTATGGGAAGAGAATTCACTCAACTAGTAAAATCCATCCTCTCAGATCCTACCCCTATCCTCCCTGGTAGCCCTAGTCGTCCTTTtgttaatttgattaattcatTGCTAGTAAAAGATCCAGCTGAAAGAATACGATGGCCTGAACTTTGCGGTCATGCTTTCTGGCGAACTACAATCACTCCAGTATCTTTACCTCCAGAACCAGCTTTTGCAAATATGATAGATCAACATTCTAAAGCTTGTTTGTCGGAAAGGAATGGTGAAAAACTTGCACTGAACAGGACTCCTAGTTATCGAGAAAAAGATGCAAAGGGTATTTTAAGACCAAATGAAAATTCTGCTTTTGGCTCAAGTAAAAATGAAACACTTGCTAAAGGTACTCCAGGAAGTCAAAAAACTCAATCGAAGGTTTCTAGTAGGGTAGTTGaggagaagaaattgaaagaaactCCATCTGCTTCCAAGGGAGTAAATCTTTTAAGACTTTCAAGGATAGCAAAATTAAACTTGCaaagagaaaatgataaagaaaattacagaAGACCCGTTTCTAGCAATATCGAAAATGATTCTGAGGTTGAAATTAAGAACACTGATATGGAGCTTGATTTTAATGAGAATGTTGAAGATGAGTCTCATGATGAACCTGATGAGTCTGATAATTTAAGTTGCAATCAGGACGACAGGTCATCGAATCAGAATCATCAGGGGAAGATGGAAGAGGCTCAAAATATGGGAGGAGACCTTTCGGATTATTCACCGGCTGTTAATGTCAATGCCTCAGGTCTATCAAATAAGCATGATCAGGAATTACCATTGGGGCGTACAGAAGTGGTCGCTTCTTCACCTAGTGCTAGTCCTAGTCCTCAACTTAAGAACCAAAGAACTAAAGAAGGTTTAGCATATGCTCCTGATACCGATTCTTTGAAGACATCCAATAACCTTTCAGAGTTTTTTTGGCATCAATCTGATCTTTCGGTCAAACCAGTAATGCCGAGCAGAAAAGCTGATAAAATGTCAGATGTTAATACTACCACCCTTCCTTTTGACGGATTGCAAGCACCCGACTTTGTGAAGATGCCTAAGGAGCGGATGGATGTCATGAGCAGTAGGATTATTGCTACTCTCAGTGGAAATACTAGTATTGGAGAGAAGCAAAATATGATTAGATATCTTGAGATGCTTAGTAACAATGCTGATGCAGCAAATATTTTGACCAATGGGCCCGTAATGCTCATGCTTGTAAAAATGCTCAAGCAGGCCAAGGTTTTGCAATTGCGTGTTCAACTCACATCACTAATTGGCTTGCTTATTCGGCACTCTACTTTCATAGAGAATGACTTGGCAAATTCTGGTCTTTTAGTTTCACTTACTGATGGACTCAGAGATAGGCAAGAAAAAGTTAGGAGATTTTCTATGGCTGCTTTAGGAGAGTTGCTTTTTTATATTTCCACTCAGGTAGAGCATAATAGCAACGCCAATCCTCCAGAGTCTCCTTTGAAGGACACTAGATCCCCATCTGGATGGCAG GTtccaaattcaataatttctctaGTCTCATCAATTCTTCGAAAAGGAGAGGATGATATAACTCAACTGTATGCATTGAGGACCATTGAAAACATTTGCAGTCAAGGAGTAACTTGGGCATCTCGCTTTACTATCCAAGATGTGATCAGCAACCTATGCTACATATATAGAGCTTCTGGGAAATCTGAGAATATGAGGCTCACTGCAGGTTCCTGTTTGGTTCGCCTAGTCCGTTTCAATCCTTCCTGCATTCAGTCAGTTACAGACAAATTATCTTCCAAGGACATGGCATGTGCCCTTGTTAAGGGCAATCCACGTGAGCAGCAAATCACCTTAAATCTTCTAAACATGATCATGTTTGGAGGTCATATCTTACCCAGCATTGGAAGGTACCTTCTACCTTTAATGGAGGAGAAGAATCTTGTCTCCAGTCTCGTATCCCTTATTGAGCAGGGAAGTGAAGTTATGAAGGGAAAGGCAATTGTTTTCGTGGCTTTTCTCTGTAAGAGTGTAAGACGATGGTTGCCTCACTTCCTTTGCAATCCCAGGTTACTTTCATCCGTGGACAGGCTCGCAAAGGAGAAAGACATCTTTGTCCAGCAGTGTTTGACTGGATCTGTGCAGATCGTGGCATCTGTGGTGCCAAGTTTGTTGGATATGATTATAGGAGATATTCAACAAATGATGGGAGGACGACGTCTTGGGCATATTTCCTCTCCCCTTACTAGTCGTGCGGCACCGAAGACCAACATTCACTTGTTTCCTGTTgtccttcatcttcttggaAGTTTAACCTTTAAGCGCAAGGTTGTTAGTCCTCAGGTGCTGCAGCAGTTGTCTGATCTAATCAGGCATATAGAGACACCATTTCAG GGCAGGGATGACTTCCAGATAACATTACTTCGGGTTATTGAATCCATCACAGAGGAATTCTCGGTCATACTTGAAAACCCAGATATTTTTATCCATAAAATTCTCCCTAGTTTGGCTGTTCTTTACAAAGGAAACAAGGATGGAGATGCAAGATTCTTATGCCTAAAGGTTCTCTTCGACGTGATGGTCATTTTCCTGAATGAACCGTCCTTGGATGGGCAAAAGTTGGAGGATCTAAAGCAGATAGCAAATTTGCACTTCCTCCCTCTCTATCCTGCCTTGATAGAAGATGATGATCCCATACCGATGTATGCTCAGAAACTTCTCGTGATGCTCATTGAGTGCAACTACATCAAGATTTCAGATATTTTACATCTAAAGACAATTTCCCAATGCTTTGAGTTTTTGCTTGGCGACCTTTCAAATGCAAATGTAAGTAGTGTAAAGCTGTGTTTGGCGCTGGCATCTGCTCCTGAAATGGAATCACGAATACTTTCTCAGCTCAAAGTCGTTAGAAGAATAGGAATTCTGTTAGAGTTCGTGTATGCCAAGGATATGGAGGATTTTCTCGAACCAACTCTTGGCCTTTGCAGAGCTCTCCTTCTGCGTTCTGTTAGTTGTAGAAAGGGCTTCATCTACTCAAAAGAACCGCTTCTTCTGGGTGATGGTACTACCGAGCAAAATGTTATTGTTAACCAGCAGGAATGCATTAGAGATATATCCGACTTCGGCAACAATTTTGGAGTCTTGTTGGAGTTGAGTGGCTCCTCAGAAGCCAATATTGCCGACATAGCCTCTGAATGTGTCGTGTTTTTAGTTATGGCGGCGCCTAGGGAAGGTACCACTGGTCTTCTGACAAATCTTCACAAGGTTAGTGTAATCCTGGAGTCCTGGCGGAGAGGTGGCTGCCTCTTGCTTGTGCAGAGAATGCTGCATTCTCTAGGTTATGCTTGTCGACAGTACTTGGCCCATGCAATGATATTATCGCTTTCCATGTCTGAAATTTCACGGATTGAGGCTATTATATCTGAGATCAAGAGTTCAGGCACGTCACGTTTAGCTAATGATGCAATGCTTGTGGCTATGGAGTTGCAGCGGCTTCATCGTTGTATTTGA